One genomic region from Lepisosteus oculatus isolate fLepOcu1 chromosome 20, fLepOcu1.hap2, whole genome shotgun sequence encodes:
- the zdhhc1 gene encoding palmitoyltransferase ZDHHC1 isoform X2, with translation MMNICNRNPNRTAPEKEGGPSCPELPQCSRTNGWSWPPHPFQLLAWLLYVYFAVIGFGVFVPLLPSHWIPAGYICTGVMFVCHLCVHLTAVSIDPADRNVRAKSYRGPVPVFDRSKHAHVIENCHCYLCEVDVSPKSKHCSACNKCVASFDHHCRWLNNCVGSRNYCVISALLGISLVVLIAFYVFVEFFLDPSQLRSDKHFQVQNESVVWFVFLPVAPVSTAGPAIPALAAITIAVGLLSVVLLGHLLCFHIYLMWNRLSTYEYIVRQRHRQETRDLDREQVGQDSVPPKLQPIKDIVYSGTLGYTNPEIEVEDPATMVSTEKEFYGNGVVRTLASRKAEEDLLPTISVEHQQPPCSHRRSQKKTRKKVHRVPVELASDRSVENSAGRAPAGSPSEPEPCVGAATVVTPLSQRLPLPAFPPRAALPLLAPVQAAGPPAEYHSDSAESLEEIPVAQARLGSAAMAGYSSRGDPGATSTQQTLQPSIGSHARLPSPQPSSKRREPRRPLAQQRFELLPHTPSVFMSRSSGQPGVPPGPVEAPTSHGKRKRNSRKGPEGPGDACNRTDAALARGSAG, from the exons ATG ATGAACATCTGCAACAGGAACCCCAACCGCACAGCCCCAGAGAAGGAGGGGGGGCCGTCTTGCCCCGAGCTGCCCCAGTGCTCTCGCACCAATGGCTGGAGCTGGCCCCCCCACCCCTTCCAGCTGCTGGCCTGGCTGCTCTACGTGTACTTCGCCGTCATCGGCTTTGGCGTCTTCGTCCCTCTGCTGCCCTCTCACTGGATCCCAGCGGGCTACATC TGTACGGGTGTGATGTTTGTTTGCCACCTGTGTGTCCATCTGACTGCTGTCTCCATTGACCCTGCCGACCGCAACGTTCGTGCCAAGAGCTACAGAGGTCCAGTGCCCGTGTTTGATCGCAGCAAGCATGCCCACGTCATCGAGAACTGCCATTGCTACCTCTGCGAGGTCGACGT GAGTCCGAAATCCAAGCATTGCAGTGCCTGTAACAAATGTGTGGCCAGTTTTGATCACCACTGTCGATGGCTCAATAACTGTGTGGGCAGCAGGAATTACTG TGTAATCTCGGCCCTCCTGGGGATATCGCTGGTTGTCCTTATTGCCTTTTATGTGTTTGTTGAGTTCTTCTTGGACCCTTCGCAGCTTCGCTCTGACAAACATTTCCAAG TGCAGAACGAGTCCGTGGTGTGGTTCGTGTTTCTGCCCGTGGCTCCTGTGTCGACAGCAGGACCTGCCATCCCTGCCCTGGCTGCCATCACCATTGCTGTGGGCCTGCTGTCCGTGGTCCTGCTGGGACACCTGCTTTGTTTTCATATCTACCTGA tgtggaacaggctgagtACATACGAATACATTGTTCGTCAGCGTCATCGGCAGGAGACTAGGGATTTGGACAGAGAGCAAGTGGGACAGGACTCTGTGCCTCCAAAACTGCAGCCAATCAAG GACATTGTTTACTCAGGGACATTGGGGTACACAAATCCTGAGATTGAAGTGGAAGACCCAGCCACCATGGTATCCACAGAAAAAGA GTTTTATGGAAATGGTGTTGTAAGGACCTTGGCCAGCAGGAAGGCTGAGGAGGACCTGCTTCCTACCATCTCTGTGGAGCACCAGCAGCCCCCTTGTTCTCACAGACGCTCTCAG aaaaAGACAAGGAAGAAAGTGCACAGAGTCCCAGTAGAACTGGCCAGTGACAGATCTGTGGAGAACAGTGCAGGAAGAGCCCCAGCCGGATCTCCATCGGAGCCCG AGCCCTGTGTTGGTGCCGCCACTGTGGTTACCCCCCTGAGCCAGCGACTCCCACTCCCAGCCTTTCCCCCGCGGGCTGCCCTGCCTCTGCTGGCCCCGGTGCAGGCAGCCGGCCCTCCTGCTGAGTATCACTCTGACTCTGCAGAGTCTCTGGAGGAGATTCCTGTAGCACAGGCAAGGCTGGGCAGCGCTGCCATGGCTGGCTACAGCTCCCGTGGTGACCCTGGCGCCACCTCCACCCAGCAGACCTTGCAGCCCAGCATCGGTTCCCACGCCAGGCTGccctccccacagcccagcagCAAGAGGAGGGAGCCAAGGAGGCCCCTTGCTCAGCAAAGATTTGAGCTTTTGCCTCACACCCCCAGCGTCTTCATGAGCAGGAGCAGCGGTCAGCCCGGGGTCCCCCCTGGCCCCGTGGAGGCCCCCACATCCCATGGGAAACGCAAACGGAACAGTAGGAAGGGCCCTGAGGGCCCTGGAGATGCCTGCAACAGGACAGACGCAGCCCTGGCCCGAGGCAGCGCAGGCTGA
- the zdhhc1 gene encoding palmitoyltransferase ZDHHC1 isoform X3 yields the protein MMNICNRNPNRTAPEKEGGPSCPELPQCSRTNGWSWPPHPFQLLAWLLYVYFAVIGFGVFVPLLPSHWIPAGYICTGVMFVCHLCVHLTAVSIDPADRNVRAKSYRGPVPVFDRSKHAHVIENCHCYLCEVDVSPKSKHCSACNKCVASFDHHCRWLNNCVGSRNYWLFLNSVISALLGISLVVLIAFYVFVEFFLDPSQLRSDKHFQVQNESVVWFVFLPVAPVSTAGPAIPALAAITIAVGLLSVVLLGHLLCFHIYLMWNRLSTYEYIVRQRHRQETRDLDREQVGQDSVPPKLQPIKDIVYSGTLGYTNPEIEVEDPATMVSTEKEFYGNGVVRTLASRKAEEDLLPTISVEHQQPPCSHRRSQKKTRKKVHRVPVELASDRSVENSAGRAPAGSPSEPESLEEIPVAQARLGSAAMAGYSSRGDPGATSTQQTLQPSIGSHARLPSPQPSSKRREPRRPLAQQRFELLPHTPSVFMSRSSGQPGVPPGPVEAPTSHGKRKRNSRKGPEGPGDACNRTDAALARGSAG from the exons ATG ATGAACATCTGCAACAGGAACCCCAACCGCACAGCCCCAGAGAAGGAGGGGGGGCCGTCTTGCCCCGAGCTGCCCCAGTGCTCTCGCACCAATGGCTGGAGCTGGCCCCCCCACCCCTTCCAGCTGCTGGCCTGGCTGCTCTACGTGTACTTCGCCGTCATCGGCTTTGGCGTCTTCGTCCCTCTGCTGCCCTCTCACTGGATCCCAGCGGGCTACATC TGTACGGGTGTGATGTTTGTTTGCCACCTGTGTGTCCATCTGACTGCTGTCTCCATTGACCCTGCCGACCGCAACGTTCGTGCCAAGAGCTACAGAGGTCCAGTGCCCGTGTTTGATCGCAGCAAGCATGCCCACGTCATCGAGAACTGCCATTGCTACCTCTGCGAGGTCGACGT GAGTCCGAAATCCAAGCATTGCAGTGCCTGTAACAAATGTGTGGCCAGTTTTGATCACCACTGTCGATGGCTCAATAACTGTGTGGGCAGCAGGAATTACTG gctcTTCCTTAACAGTGTAATCTCGGCCCTCCTGGGGATATCGCTGGTTGTCCTTATTGCCTTTTATGTGTTTGTTGAGTTCTTCTTGGACCCTTCGCAGCTTCGCTCTGACAAACATTTCCAAG TGCAGAACGAGTCCGTGGTGTGGTTCGTGTTTCTGCCCGTGGCTCCTGTGTCGACAGCAGGACCTGCCATCCCTGCCCTGGCTGCCATCACCATTGCTGTGGGCCTGCTGTCCGTGGTCCTGCTGGGACACCTGCTTTGTTTTCATATCTACCTGA tgtggaacaggctgagtACATACGAATACATTGTTCGTCAGCGTCATCGGCAGGAGACTAGGGATTTGGACAGAGAGCAAGTGGGACAGGACTCTGTGCCTCCAAAACTGCAGCCAATCAAG GACATTGTTTACTCAGGGACATTGGGGTACACAAATCCTGAGATTGAAGTGGAAGACCCAGCCACCATGGTATCCACAGAAAAAGA GTTTTATGGAAATGGTGTTGTAAGGACCTTGGCCAGCAGGAAGGCTGAGGAGGACCTGCTTCCTACCATCTCTGTGGAGCACCAGCAGCCCCCTTGTTCTCACAGACGCTCTCAG aaaaAGACAAGGAAGAAAGTGCACAGAGTCCCAGTAGAACTGGCCAGTGACAGATCTGTGGAGAACAGTGCAGGAAGAGCCCCAGCCGGATCTCCATCGGAGCCCG AGTCTCTGGAGGAGATTCCTGTAGCACAGGCAAGGCTGGGCAGCGCTGCCATGGCTGGCTACAGCTCCCGTGGTGACCCTGGCGCCACCTCCACCCAGCAGACCTTGCAGCCCAGCATCGGTTCCCACGCCAGGCTGccctccccacagcccagcagCAAGAGGAGGGAGCCAAGGAGGCCCCTTGCTCAGCAAAGATTTGAGCTTTTGCCTCACACCCCCAGCGTCTTCATGAGCAGGAGCAGCGGTCAGCCCGGGGTCCCCCCTGGCCCCGTGGAGGCCCCCACATCCCATGGGAAACGCAAACGGAACAGTAGGAAGGGCCCTGAGGGCCCTGGAGATGCCTGCAACAGGACAGACGCAGCCCTGGCCCGAGGCAGCGCAGGCTGA
- the zdhhc1 gene encoding palmitoyltransferase ZDHHC1 isoform X1, with amino-acid sequence MMNICNRNPNRTAPEKEGGPSCPELPQCSRTNGWSWPPHPFQLLAWLLYVYFAVIGFGVFVPLLPSHWIPAGYICTGVMFVCHLCVHLTAVSIDPADRNVRAKSYRGPVPVFDRSKHAHVIENCHCYLCEVDVSPKSKHCSACNKCVASFDHHCRWLNNCVGSRNYWLFLNSVISALLGISLVVLIAFYVFVEFFLDPSQLRSDKHFQVQNESVVWFVFLPVAPVSTAGPAIPALAAITIAVGLLSVVLLGHLLCFHIYLMWNRLSTYEYIVRQRHRQETRDLDREQVGQDSVPPKLQPIKDIVYSGTLGYTNPEIEVEDPATMVSTEKEFYGNGVVRTLASRKAEEDLLPTISVEHQQPPCSHRRSQKKTRKKVHRVPVELASDRSVENSAGRAPAGSPSEPEPCVGAATVVTPLSQRLPLPAFPPRAALPLLAPVQAAGPPAEYHSDSAESLEEIPVAQARLGSAAMAGYSSRGDPGATSTQQTLQPSIGSHARLPSPQPSSKRREPRRPLAQQRFELLPHTPSVFMSRSSGQPGVPPGPVEAPTSHGKRKRNSRKGPEGPGDACNRTDAALARGSAG; translated from the exons ATG ATGAACATCTGCAACAGGAACCCCAACCGCACAGCCCCAGAGAAGGAGGGGGGGCCGTCTTGCCCCGAGCTGCCCCAGTGCTCTCGCACCAATGGCTGGAGCTGGCCCCCCCACCCCTTCCAGCTGCTGGCCTGGCTGCTCTACGTGTACTTCGCCGTCATCGGCTTTGGCGTCTTCGTCCCTCTGCTGCCCTCTCACTGGATCCCAGCGGGCTACATC TGTACGGGTGTGATGTTTGTTTGCCACCTGTGTGTCCATCTGACTGCTGTCTCCATTGACCCTGCCGACCGCAACGTTCGTGCCAAGAGCTACAGAGGTCCAGTGCCCGTGTTTGATCGCAGCAAGCATGCCCACGTCATCGAGAACTGCCATTGCTACCTCTGCGAGGTCGACGT GAGTCCGAAATCCAAGCATTGCAGTGCCTGTAACAAATGTGTGGCCAGTTTTGATCACCACTGTCGATGGCTCAATAACTGTGTGGGCAGCAGGAATTACTG gctcTTCCTTAACAGTGTAATCTCGGCCCTCCTGGGGATATCGCTGGTTGTCCTTATTGCCTTTTATGTGTTTGTTGAGTTCTTCTTGGACCCTTCGCAGCTTCGCTCTGACAAACATTTCCAAG TGCAGAACGAGTCCGTGGTGTGGTTCGTGTTTCTGCCCGTGGCTCCTGTGTCGACAGCAGGACCTGCCATCCCTGCCCTGGCTGCCATCACCATTGCTGTGGGCCTGCTGTCCGTGGTCCTGCTGGGACACCTGCTTTGTTTTCATATCTACCTGA tgtggaacaggctgagtACATACGAATACATTGTTCGTCAGCGTCATCGGCAGGAGACTAGGGATTTGGACAGAGAGCAAGTGGGACAGGACTCTGTGCCTCCAAAACTGCAGCCAATCAAG GACATTGTTTACTCAGGGACATTGGGGTACACAAATCCTGAGATTGAAGTGGAAGACCCAGCCACCATGGTATCCACAGAAAAAGA GTTTTATGGAAATGGTGTTGTAAGGACCTTGGCCAGCAGGAAGGCTGAGGAGGACCTGCTTCCTACCATCTCTGTGGAGCACCAGCAGCCCCCTTGTTCTCACAGACGCTCTCAG aaaaAGACAAGGAAGAAAGTGCACAGAGTCCCAGTAGAACTGGCCAGTGACAGATCTGTGGAGAACAGTGCAGGAAGAGCCCCAGCCGGATCTCCATCGGAGCCCG AGCCCTGTGTTGGTGCCGCCACTGTGGTTACCCCCCTGAGCCAGCGACTCCCACTCCCAGCCTTTCCCCCGCGGGCTGCCCTGCCTCTGCTGGCCCCGGTGCAGGCAGCCGGCCCTCCTGCTGAGTATCACTCTGACTCTGCAGAGTCTCTGGAGGAGATTCCTGTAGCACAGGCAAGGCTGGGCAGCGCTGCCATGGCTGGCTACAGCTCCCGTGGTGACCCTGGCGCCACCTCCACCCAGCAGACCTTGCAGCCCAGCATCGGTTCCCACGCCAGGCTGccctccccacagcccagcagCAAGAGGAGGGAGCCAAGGAGGCCCCTTGCTCAGCAAAGATTTGAGCTTTTGCCTCACACCCCCAGCGTCTTCATGAGCAGGAGCAGCGGTCAGCCCGGGGTCCCCCCTGGCCCCGTGGAGGCCCCCACATCCCATGGGAAACGCAAACGGAACAGTAGGAAGGGCCCTGAGGGCCCTGGAGATGCCTGCAACAGGACAGACGCAGCCCTGGCCCGAGGCAGCGCAGGCTGA